GGTTCACGAATTGAATACCAATTGATGTTGGCAGGTTCAGATAATTGTAAGCAATGGACTGTATTCCCTTATCTTTCATATTGATCATATTTCCATTCTGATCATAATCAATGATATTGTTTCCTCCCTCATAACCTGAAGGATTAGGGGAATGTTCTATAACCTGATTCAAACGGTTGCCTGTATACTTGTATTCAAGATCATCCACTTGGGTTGGTGTAGTTCCAGATACAGGATAGGCATTCCTTTTCAAAGTCATGATATTTCCATTAAAATCATAGGTCAGATTTTCGTTAAAGTTGTAGTTATACGGATTGGTAGATTCAGGTTCTGTATAAATGGCATCTTTTAGCCTATTCAGATTGTCATAAACATAGGAATACCTTTTCAAAGTACTTTCTGCAGCATTTTTCCAGTCTACCTCTGCAATATTTCCGTTGTATCTTCCCGAAGTTAGGTTGGTAAATTTAGGACTGTTATATCTAATTTCATATCCAAATAGTTTTCCACTCAGGTTGGCAGGATCATTAATCTGGGTCATCCAGCCTCTGATATTGTACTTATAATCGATCTGCTGTAATGATGAGGCAACATTTATTCCCCCCACTTTCTTGCTTTCCAGCTGAGAAAGTTCATTGTACTTATTCTGGGCCAGAATTTCCACGGGATTGGAATCTACCTGATGCTTGTGTACCAGCAACCTATTTTGATGGTCGTACTCAAAGTTCTCAGTGATTACCCTTTCCGTATCCGTATTCAATCTTTTATGCTTGGTAACAACAGTTTGGGGAACCCCAGCAAAGTCCAGCTTGGACTCAGTTCTGGTATATCCTCCCAAGTGATTGATGGAATGGGTGGCAATGGCCCTGCCTCTGGTATCATAATAAGTATAGGCTTTTGTCCAGTTGTCATCCTCAATGTTCTTCACCAGGTTCATCACGGGAAGTCCTTTGGTACTTTTCCCCCCAGGAGGAGCATCCGTTAGAGGAGCTTCTCCTTGAATAGATTGTGGAAATGATGGATTGAAACCGTAAGCAGGGTAAGAATCGTAGTAATTGACACTTAGAATGGTTGGAATTTCTCCTACAAAATAAACATCTGTGTAATAGATTGTCATTCCGTTTCGGGTAAATCCTGAGGTACTTCTTTCTTCGGCAATCACCAGGTTATTGATCTCATTTTGCCTGCCTGCTCGTTCCCCGCCTGATGATAAAAGTCCTGTATAGGCAACCCTACCTAATCGATCGTACTTGGTAATGATCCATTTATTCTGGGCCTTAAGGTTTGTATCCTGGGTCAAAATCAGTCTGTCAGCCTTATCATACACCATATACTCCCAGCCTTTGCCTGGAAGCTTCTTTTCTACCAGTCTACCTTTTGTGTCATAGCGGTACTGGTAAACTAAAGCATTATGTTCTTCTATATTCCAGTTTGAAAGTTTAGAAACAAGAGGGGGGAGAACAAAAGCAAGCTGATTGTATTCATTATAGACGTAATAGGTATCGGCATTTTCAGTCGAGCTCACCACTTTTCTGACCAATAAGGTCTGCCCTTGTCCATTTTTAAATTCTATAGTTGAATTACCATCTTCATCGGTGACTGTATTTTTATACAATTCGCCATCTCCATAGATTCCATTATTAACGATATCAGATTGTGTTGCATTGTTTACCCAAATGCTAGGAACAGTAAATTTTCTTACTTTGTCTGCTGTAGTATTGGCCTCATATTGAAACCTTACAGGTTTTGTATTCCAGTCATTTCCAACCTGTTTTTGCTCTAAAACTCTGTCTAAAGGTGAATTTTCCAATACCTTCTCCGAATAGATTTTTTCTGAACCATAAGGAGTATTAGTTATATTGGACAATGGGTCTGTAACAATGGCTCCATTCATGGTACCCGCCTGTGGAACCGGAAGATAATCTTTTGTCTGTCTTCCAAAGTCATCGTATTCAATCTTGGTGACAACGTCCCTACCTAGTGGAGAAGCTTTTACATTCACGATCTGTTTAGGTCTGCCTAATCCATCAAAATACTGAACGGTTTCTACCTGCTTGGCATTGGCATCACTCTGGGTTTTTGCCTCAAGATAGGTTCTTGTGTAGATATAGTTTTCATTGGTTACCCCGGTAAGACCACTTGGCAATTGCACCTGTGCATTGACCGTGCTCATCATTAAAAGGGCACCAATAGGTATAATTATTTTTTTCATCAATATTAGTTTTTATAGTGGTAGTTGAATTCCTTTAAAATATTGTTGTTGGCATCCACCACAGATTGTAGCCTGTTCATGGAATCATATTTGTAGAATTCCCTGATCCCTGTGGGAGGGGTGATGCTTGTTACCCCAACCTGTGGATCATAGGTATAGGTGGTAATGCTATGATTCTTAAAGGCAGACTGGTTTCTGTAAGTATCCAGCGCATTCATCAATGCTTTTTCCTTGTCTGCATCCACATCCTCGTTTGACTTCGCAATAATGTCAGCAGCCAGTGCTGCAGCTTCCTGATAGGTGGCTCCCTCTATCCTGGCAATGGGCTGGGTATTCTTATAGCCCCAGATAATGGCCGTCGGAACACTTCCCTTTGTGGTATACTGCAGGATATTTCCGTTGGCATCATACTGGTCATAGCTTACTATACTTTGTGCGGAAGCAGTATTGTCAGAATCAAACTTTTGCTCTGATACAGGAAGCACCAAATTGCTGGTTTGGGCATTCTTTCCATAAATGCTTCTTACCTTTGAGATCACCTTTCCATTTTCCTTAACCTCGGTCTGAAGCGGAATACCAATCATGTTGGCAGTAATCATATCGGTATTGTTCTGTTCATGGGCATACTGGTAGCTTGTCTCCTGAATGGTATTGTCCGGAAAGGTGGTGACACTTTTGGTAAGGTTGTTATGGATGGATGAGGTATAGTCCATCTCTTCCTTGGTTGTCAGACCTCCATTGTCAAGGTATTTGGTTGATGTTTTACTAAGCAGCTTATAAGGTGAGGCTTCCAAAGAATAAAGGCCCCAGTCGAAGTTGTCATAGATCGTTGAGCTTGTATTGGTAATATTAAAAACATCACTGTAGGACAGTCCCTTTAATCTTGTGATACAATCAGGAGTGGGGTTGTCTATGTTACATTTTTCAGGATAGGTATAAAAATAATTACTCTCTTCAATTTTATTGAATTTATTAGCAATATCATCATACTTAAAGTATTCTTCCTTGGTTAGCTCTCCATACGTATGGCTTTTGTTATCAGGGGGAGGAAAGGGGATTTTATTGAAGTTAGTGTTGGTAATAGGCTTCTTAAAGTACTGAACCGTTTTTCCATTGGGTAAACCAGAGGAATTCTTTTCCATTCTTTCCACTCTTCTGTAGACCAGGTTTTGCCCACTTAATTTCGATAATGGATTGGATCCTTGGGAATAAATCACTCCATAGCTGTTGGTACTAGCCACAAATGGAAGTGTGAGTATAGTTCCGGATGTCGTCCCATCTTCATTAACATAGGCAAACTCCTGGGTATAGGTGCTGGCATTATCCTTCGAGATGATTTTTTGAACTCGTTGTCCTCCTACCAATATAGGAGCTGTATCCGATTGTTTTTCCTGCCACTGCATTCCAACGGAAAAGAAATAGGGTACCTCCAGGTTGTCAGGGTCTTCTGTATGCCCATTAGCCTGTGCAGTAAGCACATGGTTTCCGATGGTTAAAGAATTTGCATTATTGTCTAGTGTTCCGGGATTAAGCCAGCTGCCATCAATCATGACCTTATAGTTACAGGTTGTTGAATAGATATTGCCTGGACAATTGCTGATGTTAACCTGAGACCTAAAGAGGTTACCGACTATGGGGCCATCTACTGTAAATGGTATCTCATATTTTCCGTTTCCCTTATAATTCATAGGCATCCTGTTAAGGCGTATTGTCTTGAGAATTCCATCGATGGCCGAGGGTATCATTAAGTTGTAATTAACCGGACGAGCTGCCACATTGCTTTCATAGGTATATTCTGAAAAACCTCCCGTTGGGTAGGTTACCTTTGTTAATAATCCGGTGAGTGCATACTGTGGATTAACCTTGAGTTTCTTTTGCTCAGTATTGGAAAACATATAGTCTCCATTATTTTCACCGTTATAATATCCCCATATATCCTGTGAGGCAGAGAACCTGTTCGGCAGGGTATCTGAATTATAGTCAAATGAGTAATAATTTTCATAGATGCCCGTCTGAATATTCAGTCTTTTTACCGCCCTTAGTCTTAGTCTTTTATTTTTATAGATATTGGATGCATTGGCTACAACGGAGGCATAATCGGGTAATGACTGCGTTTCATTGTAGTAATCATAAAAGAGCTGAAACTGCTTCACAAGTTTTCCGTAGGTATCATATACCTTGATGAACTTCAAAAGATCAGCCTTGCCGGTTTTACTGATCAAATCCTCTCTTTCGGAACTGTATTCAAATACAACCTTTTCAAACGGGGTGGTAATCTCACTTATTACCTTAAAGCTTTCCGTGCTTCTTATAAGGGATAATGCATCATTTGTTTCATCTCCCCTGGAAACATAGATGCTGGAAGAGTTCAGGTATGCAAGGGTCGCTGACTGGCCCTTGCTGGCAATTTTTGTAAGGTACCATGAATCGTTAAAATTGGGAGAACTATTCGAATCCTGTGCTGCCTGAGGCGACTTGGTGATTTTAGTGGAAGATACGGATTTACTTGCATACTGCTGGTCAAAATTAAACTCTGTTCCATCATTGAGGGTCACCGTCCATTTATTGGCTTCCTTAATGATTCTCGTATCATCCTTTTGCTGGGGAATGTACGTATTGCTATTATAGTTGTATAAAAATGGAATAGTATTGCCAAAATAGTTAATATTATAGCTGTCCGTTTCCAGGTCATCCCCTGTATAAGGTTGGGTAATATACTTATGATTGTATAGAATGGTATTTCTTCCATCAATGGTATTGGTATTGAGGTATTGTTGAATAACATTGTTGGACTGCCCATCTATCTTGTCTTTAACTTCCTGGGTCAATACTCCACTGTTATTAATTGACCAGCCCAACCCTACGGAGGTAGCCATTTGCCCTACCTTAATTCCGGAAGCATCATACTGCAGCTTGATGGGCAGTTCCATATCCCCCACACGAATGGCATGAAGCAATACCCCTATACTTGGGGTTCCTGTAGATAAATTCACGGATTGTTTATCAAATACCCCTAGGGCATTGGCGTCAAGATTGGGTGCTATAACTCTGGGAACCATTTTGGGTACTTCTTGTGCATGCAGGGTTCCCATCATAAGCAGGATGCCTATGGGAATAATTATTTTCTTCATTGTTATTGTTTTTTATTTCTTAATCAGCTTTGCATTCGCCGTCTTGTTATTATCAGTCTTTATGGTCACCAGATAAGCTCCCTGAACCAGAGCCTGTGTATTGATCTTCGTTACCCTATTTTTCGTTTTCAGGTTTTGCAGTTGTCTCCCACTCATGTCATAAACCAGAATATCAGCCTCCTTGAAGTCAAAGCCTATTTCTACGTAGGCATAATCGGATACCGGGTTGGGATAGATCTTGATGTCATATTTTTCAATCAGGTCATTCACCTGCCTGTCACCAAGCTTTACAATCTTCCAGTTTTCCTTGCCCAGTTCCTCGGCACTCGTTCCTGCCAGAATAATGGAACCATCTTTGTTGAGTCTTAAATCTGAAAGTCTTTCCTCCCTTTTCCTGGATTCTCCCTTGATGTGCTTTCTCCACTGCTCATTTCCATTTCCGTCAAGGTACAGCATCCAGAATGTCTCATCATCCTTTTCTATTCTTCCCTCAGCCTGAGTGTAGCCACCCAATAAGATTCCCTTGGTTAGGTCTTGGCTCTGGATTACATTCATTCCCATTAGGACATCCCTGTTGCCAAAGGTGTAGGACTTTTGCCACTGCTCATCCCCACGCTCATTCAAGGATATGAGCCAAAGGTCTGTTCCCTCTTCAACTCCCACGGTCTTGTTTCCTGACATTTCCGATCTGGATTCCCCACCAATAATGTAGCCATTGGAAGCCAATGCAAGGGTTCTGATGTGGTCGTCTCCCTTTCCGCCAAGGTTCTTTTCCCATTCAATCTTTCCGCTCTTATCGAGCTTGATGATCCAGTAGTCACCCTCGCCAAAGTTTTCGCTTTGCTTGGAGGTTGTAAAGGGTTGATTGCTGTTAGCCGATTTTTCATTTGAGGTATTGCCACCGTTATTGACAGTCCCGCTTCGGGAATAGACGCCCAGTAATGCGCCGCCATCCCTTGTGGGAATCATTTTTTCAACCTCGTCAAGGCCTCTTCCACCTAAAATAAGCTGGGAGATTTCCTTGCCATTTTTATCGAGCTTAACAATCCATACATCCTTGGAGCCATGTCCCTTGGGCGAGTTCTGGATGTTTCCTGCCATAATAAATCCTTGGTCCGTGGTTTGGATCACTGCCCTGGCTTCCTCGTCCGAGGAGCTTCCCAGGGTTTTCTGCCACAGCTCATCCCCAAATTCATTGATGCGGATCAACCAGACATCTGAACCGCCCTTGGAGTCGTCCTTTTTATCCAATCCCTTGCCTGAATACGAGGTTCCTGCCAAGAGAAATCCTCCATCCTGAGTGGTTACCGTCGCTGAAAGGTAATCGTGGTTGTTTCCTGAGAAGTATTTTTCCCAGGCCTGTTCTCCCTGCTGGTTCAGTTTTACCAGATGGAAGTCGTAGCCGTTGTTTTGTCTGTTATTTTGTTGGAGTTTATCGCTCTGGATGGAGCTTCCCGTAATAAGGTATTGCTGATCGATGGTAGTGGTCACCTGGCTTAGAAAGTCCTGGGTGGAGGACTTGATGTCCCTTTGCCAGATTACTTCCTGGGCAGACACACCCAGCACAGTGCACAAGGTAAATGCACCGAGATAAATTTTTTTCATTCCTGTATTTTTAAGTTAGTAATTAGTTTTATTATTTTGTCGCAAATTTAACTTTTTTATGACTTATAAATCATACTATATTATTTTCCATCAAACATATACAAAGCTAATGCTGTATAACGACAGAATATGACGCATTAAACTGAAAACATTATTTTTCTTTTCATACATTCAGAACATGGAACAGTTTCTTTTAAGTATGCTTATAAATGATTTATCTTCTTAGTTTTTGGCCCGGTATTTTCAATATATTCGCTATTGATAAATCATAAAATATGAAAAGAAAACTCGTTGTATTCTCTTTATTCATTACTCAAATCATTAATGCACAAAACTTTTCTCAAGATGAAATTAAAACTTATCCTGAAAACGGAAAAACAAGACTCACTACCCAAAATATAAGCAAGACAGAACTAAAAAAAAGAGACTTTGAAAATGGAAAATCCGATGAAGATTTCAAATATACTCAGGAAACAAACTCTCCAATAATCTCAGCAGACAGACTTTTTGATTTTTCTACTAAGGTTGAAATTACATCACAGAATCCTCGAGATAAAATCTACTATATGACAGATGCGAATGATGCCAATAAAAAAAAGACATTCACTGTTTACAAAAGACCATTTATGATCAGTAGAACCACTCAGGTTAAGGCCTACGCTGAAAGAAAAGGTGAAAAAAGCTCAGTAACCACAGCCACTTTCAACAGAAGACCTAACTATTGGGATATCAATACGCTTTCAAAAGTAACTCCTCAATATACAGCCAGCGGGAAGCTTGCATTAATCGACGGAATAAGAGGTGATATAAACTGGCAAAAAGGTGAATGGCAAGGATATCAGGGACAGAATTTTGAAGCAATTATTGATTTTAAATCTCCCCAACAACTTACAACATTATCCTCCACTTATCTTCACGACAGCAAAGCATCGATCCTGCTACCTAAAAAAGTAGAATATTATGCCTCGATGAACGGAAAAGATTTCATCCTCCTAAAAACAATTGACAATGAC
This genomic interval from Chryseobacterium joostei contains the following:
- a CDS encoding T9SS type A sorting domain-containing protein, with the translated sequence MKKIYLGAFTLCTVLGVSAQEVIWQRDIKSSTQDFLSQVTTTIDQQYLITGSSIQSDKLQQNNRQNNGYDFHLVKLNQQGEQAWEKYFSGNNHDYLSATVTTQDGGFLLAGTSYSGKGLDKKDDSKGGSDVWLIRINEFGDELWQKTLGSSSDEEARAVIQTTDQGFIMAGNIQNSPKGHGSKDVWIVKLDKNGKEISQLILGGRGLDEVEKMIPTRDGGALLGVYSRSGTVNNGGNTSNEKSANSNQPFTTSKQSENFGEGDYWIIKLDKSGKIEWEKNLGGKGDDHIRTLALASNGYIIGGESRSEMSGNKTVGVEEGTDLWLISLNERGDEQWQKSYTFGNRDVLMGMNVIQSQDLTKGILLGGYTQAEGRIEKDDETFWMLYLDGNGNEQWRKHIKGESRKREERLSDLRLNKDGSIILAGTSAEELGKENWKIVKLGDRQVNDLIEKYDIKIYPNPVSDYAYVEIGFDFKEADILVYDMSGRQLQNLKTKNRVTKINTQALVQGAYLVTIKTDNNKTANAKLIKK
- a CDS encoding FN3 associated domain-containing protein — translated: MKRKLVVFSLFITQIINAQNFSQDEIKTYPENGKTRLTTQNISKTELKKRDFENGKSDEDFKYTQETNSPIISADRLFDFSTKVEITSQNPRDKIYYMTDANDANKKKTFTVYKRPFMISRTTQVKAYAERKGEKSSVTTATFNRRPNYWDINTLSKVTPQYTASGKLALIDGIRGDINWQKGEWQGYQGQNFEAIIDFKSPQQLTTLSSTYLHDSKASILLPKKVEYYASMNGKDFILLKTIDNDIDPKNEHIQIKDFTTEILPTEARYLKVKAYYFGKLPKSHQGNGGETYIFIDEISVQ
- a CDS encoding DUF6443 domain-containing protein; amino-acid sequence: MKKIIIPIGALLMMSTVNAQVQLPSGLTGVTNENYIYTRTYLEAKTQSDANAKQVETVQYFDGLGRPKQIVNVKASPLGRDVVTKIEYDDFGRQTKDYLPVPQAGTMNGAIVTDPLSNITNTPYGSEKIYSEKVLENSPLDRVLEQKQVGNDWNTKPVRFQYEANTTADKVRKFTVPSIWVNNATQSDIVNNGIYGDGELYKNTVTDEDGNSTIEFKNGQGQTLLVRKVVSSTENADTYYVYNEYNQLAFVLPPLVSKLSNWNIEEHNALVYQYRYDTKGRLVEKKLPGKGWEYMVYDKADRLILTQDTNLKAQNKWIITKYDRLGRVAYTGLLSSGGERAGRQNEINNLVIAEERSTSGFTRNGMTIYYTDVYFVGEIPTILSVNYYDSYPAYGFNPSFPQSIQGEAPLTDAPPGGKSTKGLPVMNLVKNIEDDNWTKAYTYYDTRGRAIATHSINHLGGYTRTESKLDFAGVPQTVVTKHKRLNTDTERVITENFEYDHQNRLLVHKHQVDSNPVEILAQNKYNELSQLESKKVGGINVASSLQQIDYKYNIRGWMTQINDPANLSGKLFGYEIRYNSPKFTNLTSGRYNGNIAEVDWKNAAESTLKRYSYVYDNLNRLKDAIYTEPESTNPYNYNFNENLTYDFNGNIMTLKRNAYPVSGTTPTQVDDLEYKYTGNRLNQVIEHSPNPSGYEGGNNIIDYDQNGNMINMKDKGIQSIAYNYLNLPTSIGIQFVNPIGNMSTTDIAHLYRADGGKLRKIFTQQAYRGLPTIRKTDYLDGFQYSYIEDGSTCPTCRTESAYEIQAYSKAIGPIISKPKWNLDFVPTSEGFYSFTENRYIYQYKDHLGNTRVSFAKNSVGALEVTDTNNYYPFGLNHIGGSSSSNFGSYHSYKYNGKELQETGMYDYGARFYMPDLGRWGVLDPLAEMYRRYSPYNYTVNNPIRFTDPDGRTINDPQSKKEVEHTQTALNMRKRQLELQRNIIYSSAVDKNGKISLSKSQKRELSNINAMVNEVSKSINDITDMVNDKDNDYVFRDASLNGGTPETKRTGTGEVTIYFEGYGNKVHEGRHGGQMARKEYDANTSGILTSGSFGASKEVDAYKAQLSAVGQILYQPYLDFSNSSNLLKIGNTQTVTELNAINNSFLQSLVDKPGLNQTLIYPPSTNTKYYAQ